The sequence below is a genomic window from Methylotuvimicrobium alcaliphilum 20Z.
GGATCATTTCGACCGTGGTCAGGCCGCGTTTCGGGTCCAGTTCCGTATTCCAGAGTTTTTCATATTTCGCGCGGAATTTCGGATCCTCAACCGATTCGTAATCCGGATAGACCATCGGAATCAAGCCGACGTCCGATGCCCCTTGTACGTTGTTTTGACCGCGCAGCGGATGCAGGCCGGTTCCGGGTCTCCCTATTTGGCCGGTCATCAAAGCCAGCGCGATCAGGCAGCGGGCGTTGTCTGTACCGTGAATATGCTGCGATACACCCATGCCCCAAAGGATCATCGATCCTTTCGAGGTCGCATAAAGCCTTGCGACTTCTTTGATGGTTTCGGCGTCGATACCGCAAATCGGTGCGACTTTTTCCGGGCTGTAATTGCGTAGATGCGTGCGCATCTGATCGAAGCCTTCGGTATATTGTTTGATATAGGCGTCGTTTTGCAGATTTTCAGCCAATATCGTATGCATGATGCCGTTCAGCAATGCGACATCGGTATCGGGGCGGAATTGCAGTACGTGTGACGCGTATTTCGCGATCGCGGTGCGGTTTGGGTCCATCAGTATAATTTTGGTGCCGCGTTTGGCCGCATTCTTCATGAACGTCGCGCCGACCGGATGATTGACGGTCGGATTCGAGCCGATGATGATGATCACTTCAGCCTGGGCGACATCGGAAACCGGGTTCGATACCGCGCCGGAGCCCAAACATTCCAACAGTGCGACGACCGATGAGGCATGGCATAGACGGGTACAATGGTCGACATTGTTCGAACCGAAGCCGATGCGCACCAGTTTTTGGAACAAATAGGCCTCTTCGTTACTGCCTTTCGCGGAGCCAAGGCCGGCCAGCGCTTTCTTGCCTTTTTCGTCGCGGATTTTTTTCAAACCGTTTGCGGCGAAGTCGAGCGCTTCTTCCCAAGTGGCTTCCCTGAATTCTTTATCTAAGTCATTAGGGTCCAGCAATTCAGTGCTTTTCGGAACCCCTTCGCGCCTTATCAATGGCTTGGTCAGACGCAACGGGTTGTGGATGTAATTGAAACCGTAACGGCCCTTGACGCAGAGACGGAAATGATTCGTGTAACCGTCGCGGCCTTCGGTATAAAGGATTTTGTTGTCTTTGACATGATATTTGATTAAACAGCCGACGCCGCAGTAAGGACAGGTCGAATCGACGGTTTTATCGGCTTCTTGCAGACCGACATTTCCGGCAGGCATCAACGCGCCGGTCGGGCAGGCCTGGACGCATTCGCCGCAAGCGACGCAACTGCTGGCGCCCATCGGATCGGAAATATCGAAGACGATTTCGGAATGCGAACCCCGATTCGCATAGCCGATTACGTCATTCATTTGTTCTTCGCGGCAGGCTCTAAGACAGCGTGTGCATTGTATGCAGGCGTCAAGATTGACGGAGATCGCCGGATGTGAAAGATCGGCTTGCGGTTGGCTACGGCCTTTGAAACGAGGTGTGCCGACGTCCATTTTTTCGGCCCAAAAATCCAGTTCCGATTTCAGGGTATAAGGAGATTGGGACTGCTTCGGCATGTCCGATTTGAGCAGTTCCAATACCATTTTTTGCGAACGGACTGCGCGTTCGCTTTCCGCCTTGATGTTCATACCTTCGGACGGCTTGCGACAGCATGACGGAGCGAGTACTCGCTCGCCTTCGATTTCGACGACGCAGGCCCGACAGTTGCCGTCGGGGCGCAGATTATCCGAGTAACATAGATGCGGGATTTCTTTGCCGTGTCGTTTTGCAGCCTGTAAGATCGTTTCGCCTTCAAGAGCGAAAACTTCCTCACCGTCGAGTTTGAAACCGATTTGCGGTTGATTCATAAATTCAGGATTCGCAGCCATGAGTTAACCTCTAGTGCTTGTTAATTCGTCGGGAAAATACTTGATGACGCAGCGCATCGGATTGGGAGCGGCTTGGCCGAGCCCGCAGATCGATGCGTCGACCATGACTGAGGACAACTCTTCGAGCAAGTCGGTGTCCCAATTGTCTTGCATCATCAAGTCGGCCGCTTTTGCGGTACCGACGCGGCAAGGCGTGCATTGACCGCACGATTCGTCTTCGAAGAATTTCATCGCGTTCAATGCCAACTTACGTGCACTGTCTTGATTGGAAAAAATGATTACTGCGGCGGAACCGATGAAACAACCGTGCGGGTTCAAGGTATCGAAATCGAGCGGAATGTCGCCCATCGAAGCCGGCAAGATCCCGCCGGAAGCGCCGCCGGGGAAGTAACCGTAGAACTCGTGACCATCGAGCATGCCGCCGCAATATTCGTCGATTAGCTCGCGTACCGTGATACCGGCTGGTGCCAGGTGAACGCCGGGTTTGTTGACGCGTCCCGATACTGAGAACGAACGAAGGCCTTTACGGCCGTTTCTGCCGTGTGAGGAGAACCAGTCGGGGCCTTTTTCGACGATATCACGCACCCAATAGACCGATTCCATATTGTGTTCGAGCGTCGGCCGACCGAACAGGCCGACTTCGGCCAAAAACGGCGGTCTTAGCCGAGGCATGCCGCGTTTGCCTTCGATCGATTCGACCATTGCCGATTCTTCACCGCAAATATAAGCGCCGGCACCGCGGCGTAAATGAATCGGAGGAAGACGGTAGACCGTCGACGGCGGGTTATTTTGCAGATTGGCGATTTCTTTGGTGAGAATTTCGCGGCAGCCTGCGTATTCGTCTCGTAAATAGACATAGATTTCATCGCAACCGACCGTTAATGCGGCGATCAGCATGCCTTCGAGAAAACGGTGCGGGTCTTGTTCGAGATAGTGTCGGTCTTTGAAAGTACCCGGTTCGCCTTCATCAATGTTGACGGCCATCAGACGCGGGCCTTTAAAGCCTTTAACGATGCGCCATTTTCTGCCGGCCGGAAAACCGGCGCCGCCCAAACCGCGAAGGCCCGAATCTTCCATTTTTTTGATGATGCTTTCGGGATTGATGTCGCCTTCGATGACTTTTTTCAGCGTTTGATAACCGCCATCGGATCGGTATTGTTCGAGGCTGATATAGTCGGCAACCGGCGCTGTGATTTCATGTTCGGCAACTGTATTTAAGACGGTTTCCGTGGTCGCTTCATCAATCGGGTTTTGGCCGACTACGGCGACGGGTGCATGTTGGCATCGGCCCACGCAAGGGACTTTTTGGATTCTAACCTTGTCTTTGAGTACGGTTTCCAAGGCATCGATTAGTTCATGGCCGCCCGCCATTTCGCAAGAAACCGACTCGCAAACACGGATGGTTAAATCGGGTGGCGGTGTTTGGCCTTCCTTGACGATATCGAAGTGATGATAAAATGAAGCGACTTCATAGACTTCAGCTGTAGACAGGTTCATTTCTCTGGCCAGCGCTACCAAGTGCTTCGAAGAAATATGGTGGAAACGGTCCTGTATCTTATGCAAATGCTCGATCAATAAATCCCTTCGGCGAGACTCGTCGCCCAATAAAGTCCTGACTTCTTCCAGTGCCCGAAGATCGACAGCATGGCCTTTAGGGCCTTGACGCTTCTTTTTTTTGATCTGTTCGGGGCTAATATTGATCACTGCCACAGGTGTTTCCTCCAAATAGTCCGCATGTAGAGCGGAATTATAGCCAATTGTTCATGCTCAAGGAACTCGCGATGTTGTCGGATGTTCGGGTTCATGCTCAGTGTGAGCACTTTAACTTAGCTATGATATAGGTTTCAACTCATCATTTTTGAGTAAAATCATCAGAAATGCTGATAAAGGCGTTGGTGAAAGTTGGGCGAGTCGTTAAAATGATTTTGCAATAACATTATTTAATATGATTATTCAGTAATTTATGAATCCAACACATTTGTTGACCTTTGCTATAGTGGCTCGTTTTAAAAGTATTACGCAAGCTGCGGAGTATCTGCATTTGGGGCAACCGGCAGTTTCCGGGCAATTAAAAATACTGCAAAATCAAATCGGAGAACCTTTGTATTTCCGTAAAGGTTATCAAATCGAGTTGACACCTGCGGGACAAGGTTTATTGGAATATGCGCAGCAAATGACCGATATCTTCAATCAGGCCGGCGAGTACGTTCGTTGCCTGCAACAAGTTAATGCCGGAACTTTAAGACTCGGTTCGACGACGACGATCGCCAGTTTTTATTTACCTCAGTATTTGGTGTTATTACAGACTTCGCATGCCGGGGTTAATGTCAGAATGAAGACCGGCGATACCGATGAAATCATTAGAAATCTCGAAGATTTGGATTTAGGCTTTATCGAAGGGCCGGTCCATGCTCAGGAACTGCCAGGTAATTATCAAGTTATCAATTGGCAGGAAGACGAGATTGTTTTAGTTTTGCCCGAAGACCATCAAATTGCCCGCGATTATCCGGAATTTGTACCATTGGATGTGTTCATGAAATATCAGGTGATATGGCGGGAGCCTGGCTCAGGCGCCAGGCAAGCCGTGGAAATGTGGCTGGCGTCGGCGGGAATACAACCCAAAATCTCCATTGAAGTGACTGGTGTCTCGGGTATCAAAGAAGCGGTGCGCGCGGGCTTGGGAATTGGTTTTGCTTCGTCGCAAGCATTGCGAAACGAGCGGCAGGGTTTGGTCGCAAAAAGGCTCAATGCGCCGACCGGCTTGATTTGGCACCTTAAGATCATCGCCCCGAAAAAGGCGATACGCTCCAGAGCCACACAGGCTTTTTTGGATTTGTGTTTATGAGGGTTGATACTTTGTAATGACTTGCGCAGGGGTGCAGAGACTTTTATGATTACGACTCATAGTTTGAAAGCATGAGACCAAAGTCGGAAATTGGTTTATGACCATGGAAAGCATATTCTATCCGCACTATTCTCTGCCTCCCTGCGCCTCCGCGCGATGAAATATACCTTTCGCACTTCAAGTTTCGGCAGTGCCTGAGGAGGCGCCAGGGTGCTAGGTCGATTTTTGCTCCTGCAAAATCGACATTCACGCCATCCATGGTGCTCGCAAAGGCTTTGCCAGCATGGAGCTGGCATAGAGCCTACAGGGATGTATTCACGGCGTCCTTTGACGGACACCCTGGCGCCGAATTTTGATCTGCGATGGGTATATTTATTTTACTCCCTTTTGATCGAAAAACCGCCTAAGAATAAAAGGTATGGGATGTGTCTATCGAGGAACGCCGTGAACCCATCCATGGGGCTTGACGGCAGCGTTCGAACGCCAAGGATGGCGTGTATTAGGGCAACGCAGGGCAGAAAAATACTCCTGCATTTTCTGCATTCGTTACATCCTTGTAACTCAGCAGTTGCCGAGGAGCAAAAATCTGCTCTGCTGCCGACATCCTCGCTAGCCACACCCCATACCTTCATGAAAGTTAACTAATTTTTGAGTGTAAAGGGAGTAGGAGTTTGTTTTGCGTTATTTAATTATTGCCATTTCGTCGTTTTTTTGTGTAGCGACCCATGCCGGCGCCGTGTTGAGCATTGAGCAAGTCGCTGACGGTATTTATGTGCATCAAGGCAAACATGAGTGGCCCGACCATAAAAATCACGGTGCGATTGCGAATATCGGTTTCATCGTCGGTGAACGCTGCGTCGCGGTGATCGATACCGGCGGTAATCCGGAAGAAGGAAGATCGCTCAAGCGCGCGATTGCCAAAACGACTGGTAAACCAATTTGTTATGTGATTAATACCCATGTTCATCCCGATCATATTTTCGGCAATATCGCATTTAAGGAATCGGGCACTCAATTTGTCGGACATCATAAACTAGCCAGAGCAATGGCCGCGCGTGGGCAATTCTATATCGATAAGGCAGAAGATCAGATTGGCATGGCATTAACCGCCGAACATATCATTCCGCCCGATATAGAGGTTGAAAAAACGTTGCTCTTAGATCTGGGGGGGCGGGAATTGCTGTTGACCGCGCATCCGACCGCGCATACCGATAACGACTTGAGCATCTACGACCGGAAGACCGATACCTTATGGCTCGGCGATTTGTTTTTTATCGGACATTTGCCGACTCTCGACGGCAGTTTAAAAGGTTGGTTGGTCGAACTCGCCGAATTGGAACAAAAGTCATTCAAGCAGGTCATTCCCGGGCACGGGCCAGTGGTCACGGATTGGCCGAAGAGTCTCGAGCCGCAACAACGTTATCTCGGCACTTTATTGACCGAGATTCGTAACATGATTAAAAACGGAAGATTTATTGAAGAGGCGATCGAGCAGGTTGGTTATGAATTTAAAGGCCAATGGCAGTTGTTCGACGAATTTCATAAAAAAAACGTCACGGCGGCGTTTGCCGAATTGGAATGGGAAGATTGATATTTCGTTTATTAAGGAACGAGCATGAAATAACTTCGACAAATGCTGAAGGGGGTTCGGTGGCTCGATTGACAGGCGTCGGCGGCAGGGCAGATTTTTGCTCCTCGGCAACTGCTGAGTTACAAGGATGTAACGAATGCAGAAAATGCAGGAGTATTTTTCTGCCCTGCGTTGCCCTAATACACGCCATCCGTGGCGTAATGCAAAATCTGCATTCATGCCATCCATGGCAATCAGATTCCGCCGTCGAGCCTACATGAATGTATTCACGGCGTCCTGTCAAGCGAGTCGCCGAACCTCCGCAGTGCCTAAAGCTTGTAGAAGTAAATTTGTGCATATTCCTAACCCATTAATTTACCTAACAGGAGAAATAAAATGATAAATAAAATAATTGGGGCCCTTTGCTTGGCTTTAATAGCAAATGGGGCTTTGGCCGCCGAAGACGAGTCGGCCTGGACGTCGCAATTGAAAGATCAATTTTTCGCCGGACGCACGATTACCGAATCCGATGCCGTGATTGAACTTGATGCGCCTTATCGAGCCGAAGACCCCGCTTTGGTTCCGTTGAAAATAGTTAGTAAAATCCCGCAAACCAACGACAAATACATCAAAAAGATTTTGGTGCTGGTCGACAAGAATCCTTTTCCCTATGTCGGCGAATTCGAATTCACGCCCGATAGCGGTAAAGCGGATTTAGCGATGAGAGTTCGTGTCAATACCTATAGCTTTGTTCGCGCGATCGCCGAAACGAGCGACGGCCAGCTTTATATGACCAAGAAATTCGTCAAAGCCAGCGGCGGCTGTTCGGCGCCGATCGGTGCGGATTTGGATGCGGCAATGCAACGGCTCGGCAAAGCTAAATTCAGGTTGACCGATAATATCAAGCCGGGCGAGGCGAATGAGGCGCAATTATTCATTAGCCATCCCAACATCACCGGCATGCAGATGGATCAAGTGACGCGCTTCGTCAAAAAATCGCATTTCGTCAATCAGGTTAATGTGTCATTCAATGACAAGCCGATCTTGACGGCGAAAACCGATATCGCGATCAGTGCCGATCCAAATTTCCGGTTTTATTTCATACCGGAAAAGAACGGCATTTTGAAAGCGGAATTTACCGATATGTCTTGTCTAAGTCCAACCAGCCGAGCGAACTGTAAAGCAGGCCAAAGCTTTACCGAAACTTTGGCTGTAAAACCGTAAAACAGTATATGACCGGCATTGACGAAACCAAAGCCGACATGGTTTGGCTTCGTCTAGCTGCTTGGATCGGGTTCGAAAGCGACTTTGTCGTAAATTTCTTTTAGGCTTAACACGCAGTCGATGCTTTCCAGGTGAACGCTTGTATCAAGGCCGGCGGTTTCGGTCAAAAGCCAAGCGTCGCCTTGCCGGACATAGCGCTCGATCAGCGGCTGGTCTTGAGCGACCAACAGATATTCGCGAAGCGATTCGATCTTGCGGTAATGCGAAAATTTAGCGCCTCTATCGTAGGCTTCGGTAGAAAGCGATAACACCTCGATGATAACCGACGGGTTTATCAATGTGTCGACATGGTTGTCTTCGAATTGCGGCGTGTCGCAAGCCACTGCGATATCCGGATAATGATAGCTGCGTGCCTTTTTAGCCTTGACCCGCATGTCATTGATGTAAACCTCGCAGGGGCGGCTTTTGAGTTGAGCTCTTAGTTCACTCGCAATATTGATATTAATCAAATTATGTTCGCGGCTTGCGCCGGTCATCGCGAACATTTCGCCGTCGACGTATTCGCTTTTGATTTGCGCTTGGCGTTCGATTGCTAAATATTCTTCTTGGGTGTAATACTTTTTTTTGAGTACAGCAGACATTAACAGCCTCCTTTGTTTGAGCTCATCCGATTCGCCAAAAGCCTCTTTTGATGGGCGAATCGTGAGGGTGTTATTTCACGAAACAACTTTTTTCGGCATAAGCTTCGGCTTCTTCCATCAGCTTCCTCAATCGTTTGGCTTCCGGCGGGTCGCGGAATACGCCGCCGGCCTCGCCCGGCGTTTTACGCATAAAGCCGAAGGTTCTAGCTTGATCGTAATCGGCAAAACTCATTTTTTCAGCGATTTTGTCTATTTTGCATCCGCAGCCGTATTGGGTGATGTAGGTCAGCCCGCCTTTCTTTGCGATACAGCTCAGAACATAATCGACGCGTTCCTGAGTCGGAAAATCGCTGACAAAAGGCGCGTCTTCAGCAAGTTTTTCTTGAGTTGTGCTGCACCCGGCAAGTGTGGCTAGAATGGCTGAACCGATTAGAAGTTTCATTTTCATGCGAAGGTCTCTAATTCCTGATTTGATAAAGTGAAAAAATAGTAATTATTCACATTCCCCTTATCGTTCCCACGCTCCAGCGTGGGAATGAAGACCGAGACGCTCTAGCGTCTCGTACCGCTGGAGCGGTTCTCAGGCATTCCCTCGCAGAGCGTGAGAATGACAATTGCCGGGGGACTGAATAGTTACAAAAAAATGCTCTTAACCCAGCCTTAACAAATGTAGTGTCTACAGTCTAAGTTATTGAAGCATAAAAATTAAACAACGTGCCAAAATGGCTTTGCATAGCCTTAATATTCAGTAGCTTATGCTCGGTAAATATTAAAACTGGGCTAACAAAAGTATGGTCGGTTTATTAATTTACGTATACCCGTCGTAGATCAAAACTCGGCGCCTGGGTGTCCGCTAAAGGATGCCGTGAATACGTCCATGTAGGCTCTATGCCAGCTCCATGCTGGCAAAGCCTTTATGAACGCCATGGATGGCGTGAATGTCGATTTTGCAGGAGCGAAAATCGACCGGACACCCAGGCGCCTCCTCTGGCAATGCCGAAATTTGAAGTGCGAAAGGTATAAAATGCATTAAATATTAATGTTCAATTAAGATGCAATATCGGATGTCGAACGGAAAACTATTCCTCGACGGCAAAATCGACAATTAGTTTGAGCATGCCGTTCATTTTAACAGAGAATGCATCGAGTTCAGGATTACCTGTGTCGGTGGGTAATAAATGCGTACTGACGATGGTTTTACCCTCAAACGCATAGAGCACGACATTGCAAGGCATATGACTGACCGAATGGGGCGACAGAGTCAATAGCGTTTCAGCATGAGTCAGGTTACAAAATTGTATCGTATCGTAGTCCGGAAAATTTGCCGTTCCTCGATCTCGGATGACTTTTCCGATACGACTATGTGCGGTAATTCGTAAATTGTGTTCTGCAATGGCAATTTTAATCTCCGCCAGCACGTCATCGTAAGGTTTTTGGGTTTCGACCCGGTAATATTCGATGAACTCGCCTTTTTGTTGTAAGGTTTCGCAGCTTGCAATAATCATCAGGCTTGCGAAAATAACGATCGATCTTGTCATACAGTTTTATTCCCATTCGCTACTAACAGCTTAACATTATGAGCAATCCAACAAAAGTGACCGGCGTTATTTTGGCCGGCGGACTGGCCCGACGCATGAACAATCAAGACAAAGGTTTGGTGCTGTTTCATCGGAGGCCAATGGTCTCCTATGCGATCGATTCAATTAAGCCGCTGGTCGACCAAGTCATTATCAATGCCAATCGTAATCTCGACGCCTATAGTAAATTCGGCTTGCCGGTCGTTTCCGATCAAAACGGTAATTTCGAAGGACCCTTGGCCGGTATTCTTTCCGCGATGGCGCATGCCGATGCCGGAATATTGCTGGTAATGCCTTGCGATTCGCCGTTGATTAAGACCGATCATTTGCAACGATTGTTAA
It includes:
- the fdhF gene encoding formate dehydrogenase subunit alpha; the encoded protein is MAANPEFMNQPQIGFKLDGEEVFALEGETILQAAKRHGKEIPHLCYSDNLRPDGNCRACVVEIEGERVLAPSCCRKPSEGMNIKAESERAVRSQKMVLELLKSDMPKQSQSPYTLKSELDFWAEKMDVGTPRFKGRSQPQADLSHPAISVNLDACIQCTRCLRACREEQMNDVIGYANRGSHSEIVFDISDPMGASSCVACGECVQACPTGALMPAGNVGLQEADKTVDSTCPYCGVGCLIKYHVKDNKILYTEGRDGYTNHFRLCVKGRYGFNYIHNPLRLTKPLIRREGVPKSTELLDPNDLDKEFREATWEEALDFAANGLKKIRDEKGKKALAGLGSAKGSNEEAYLFQKLVRIGFGSNNVDHCTRLCHASSVVALLECLGSGAVSNPVSDVAQAEVIIIIGSNPTVNHPVGATFMKNAAKRGTKIILMDPNRTAIAKYASHVLQFRPDTDVALLNGIMHTILAENLQNDAYIKQYTEGFDQMRTHLRNYSPEKVAPICGIDAETIKEVARLYATSKGSMILWGMGVSQHIHGTDNARCLIALALMTGQIGRPGTGLHPLRGQNNVQGASDVGLIPMVYPDYESVEDPKFRAKYEKLWNTELDPKRGLTTVEMIHAILDGEVFGMYIEGENPAMSDPNQNHARKALASLEHLVVQDIFLTETAGFADVILPASAFYEKTGTFSNTDRRVQMGRQAVNPPGEAKQDLWIIQEIAKRLGCDWNYQGPEDVFNEMRQAMTSIAGMTWERLENEDSLTYPLENVGDPGQPIIFTDGFPTATGRGRFVPADFIHADELPDNEYPLIFITGRQLEHWHTGSMTRHSPTLDSIEPDPVVSVHPLDLEKLGIEPGGFITVESRRGKLSAYARAELGIQQGTVFMAFCYNEASSNLVTNDALDPAAKIPEFKFCAVKAYAGGTPDQRIN
- a CDS encoding NAD(P)H-dependent oxidoreductase subunit E yields the protein MAVINISPEQIKKKKRQGPKGHAVDLRALEEVRTLLGDESRRRDLLIEHLHKIQDRFHHISSKHLVALAREMNLSTAEVYEVASFYHHFDIVKEGQTPPPDLTIRVCESVSCEMAGGHELIDALETVLKDKVRIQKVPCVGRCQHAPVAVVGQNPIDEATTETVLNTVAEHEITAPVADYISLEQYRSDGGYQTLKKVIEGDINPESIIKKMEDSGLRGLGGAGFPAGRKWRIVKGFKGPRLMAVNIDEGEPGTFKDRHYLEQDPHRFLEGMLIAALTVGCDEIYVYLRDEYAGCREILTKEIANLQNNPPSTVYRLPPIHLRRGAGAYICGEESAMVESIEGKRGMPRLRPPFLAEVGLFGRPTLEHNMESVYWVRDIVEKGPDWFSSHGRNGRKGLRSFSVSGRVNKPGVHLAPAGITVRELIDEYCGGMLDGHEFYGYFPGGASGGILPASMGDIPLDFDTLNPHGCFIGSAAVIIFSNQDSARKLALNAMKFFEDESCGQCTPCRVGTAKAADLMMQDNWDTDLLEELSSVMVDASICGLGQAAPNPMRCVIKYFPDELTSTRG
- a CDS encoding LysR family transcriptional regulator, whose translation is MNPTHLLTFAIVARFKSITQAAEYLHLGQPAVSGQLKILQNQIGEPLYFRKGYQIELTPAGQGLLEYAQQMTDIFNQAGEYVRCLQQVNAGTLRLGSTTTIASFYLPQYLVLLQTSHAGVNVRMKTGDTDEIIRNLEDLDLGFIEGPVHAQELPGNYQVINWQEDEIVLVLPEDHQIARDYPEFVPLDVFMKYQVIWREPGSGARQAVEMWLASAGIQPKISIEVTGVSGIKEAVRAGLGIGFASSQALRNERQGLVAKRLNAPTGLIWHLKIIAPKKAIRSRATQAFLDLCL
- a CDS encoding quinoprotein relay system zinc metallohydrolase 2, yielding MRYLIIAISSFFCVATHAGAVLSIEQVADGIYVHQGKHEWPDHKNHGAIANIGFIVGERCVAVIDTGGNPEEGRSLKRAIAKTTGKPICYVINTHVHPDHIFGNIAFKESGTQFVGHHKLARAMAARGQFYIDKAEDQIGMALTAEHIIPPDIEVEKTLLLDLGGRELLLTAHPTAHTDNDLSIYDRKTDTLWLGDLFFIGHLPTLDGSLKGWLVELAELEQKSFKQVIPGHGPVVTDWPKSLEPQQRYLGTLLTEIRNMIKNGRFIEEAIEQVGYEFKGQWQLFDEFHKKNVTAAFAELEWED
- a CDS encoding quinoprotein dehydrogenase-associated SoxYZ-like carrier, which produces MINKIIGALCLALIANGALAAEDESAWTSQLKDQFFAGRTITESDAVIELDAPYRAEDPALVPLKIVSKIPQTNDKYIKKILVLVDKNPFPYVGEFEFTPDSGKADLAMRVRVNTYSFVRAIAETSDGQLYMTKKFVKASGGCSAPIGADLDAAMQRLGKAKFRLTDNIKPGEANEAQLFISHPNITGMQMDQVTRFVKKSHFVNQVNVSFNDKPILTAKTDIAISADPNFRFYFIPEKNGILKAEFTDMSCLSPTSRANCKAGQSFTETLAVKP
- a CDS encoding Uma2 family endonuclease translates to MSAVLKKKYYTQEEYLAIERQAQIKSEYVDGEMFAMTGASREHNLININIASELRAQLKSRPCEVYINDMRVKAKKARSYHYPDIAVACDTPQFEDNHVDTLINPSVIIEVLSLSTEAYDRGAKFSHYRKIESLREYLLVAQDQPLIERYVRQGDAWLLTETAGLDTSVHLESIDCVLSLKEIYDKVAFEPDPSS
- a CDS encoding DUF302 domain-containing protein, with translation MTRSIVIFASLMIIASCETLQQKGEFIEYYRVETQKPYDDVLAEIKIAIAEHNLRITAHSRIGKVIRDRGTANFPDYDTIQFCNLTHAETLLTLSPHSVSHMPCNVVLYAFEGKTIVSTHLLPTDTGNPELDAFSVKMNGMLKLIVDFAVEE
- the mobA gene encoding molybdenum cofactor guanylyltransferase MobA yields the protein MSNPTKVTGVILAGGLARRMNNQDKGLVLFHRRPMVSYAIDSIKPLVDQVIINANRNLDAYSKFGLPVVSDQNGNFEGPLAGILSAMAHADAGILLVMPCDSPLIKTDHLQRLLKAGLNPEIDVAVAFDGERLHPVFLAIKTTLESSLIDYLGSGERKIDRWLMKHRMTQVDFSDAPEVFVNVNTLGELSALEGQGNE